Proteins from a single region of Dyadobacter fanqingshengii:
- a CDS encoding HigA family addiction module antitoxin → MIKRNLAPVHPGEILREEFIAERGLTITEVANGLGITRQMLSAVVNEKAAITPELAVKLSEAFGNTAQFWVNLQKNYEIWHAEKKVDRTIIRHFGKDHNMQSAS, encoded by the coding sequence ATGATAAAACGAAACCTCGCTCCTGTTCATCCCGGAGAAATTTTAAGAGAAGAATTTATTGCAGAAAGAGGCCTTACAATCACAGAAGTTGCTAATGGGCTTGGCATAACGCGCCAAATGCTTTCTGCTGTTGTGAACGAAAAAGCTGCAATAACTCCGGAACTTGCTGTAAAGCTGTCGGAGGCTTTCGGCAACACCGCGCAATTTTGGGTCAATCTTCAAAAGAACTACGAGATATGGCACGCGGAGAAGAAAGTAGATCGCACGATCATAAGGCATTTTGGAAAGGATCACAATATGCAATCGGCTTCATAA
- a CDS encoding ferritin: MRDLLRQRTSLKEEIEILLNNQVKMEAEASAKYLAMASWCDRNGFKNSAKYFLKQSDEERGHMLKIFNYIMTVGGTAVSPEVAAVKQEFATFRSVFEAALQSEIAVTQSINRIVTQSRREEDYGTENFLQWFVNEQVEEEDNARRAIELFDVIGEEGTGQYFIDKAIVKIGSEH; the protein is encoded by the coding sequence ATGAGAGATTTATTGAGACAACGGACTTCCCTGAAAGAGGAAATAGAAATACTTTTGAACAATCAGGTGAAAATGGAAGCGGAAGCTTCTGCCAAATATCTGGCCATGGCTTCATGGTGTGACCGTAACGGATTCAAAAATAGTGCAAAATATTTTCTTAAGCAGTCTGACGAAGAGCGCGGACACATGCTTAAAATATTCAACTACATCATGACTGTTGGCGGAACCGCGGTTTCACCGGAAGTAGCGGCTGTAAAACAAGAGTTTGCAACATTCAGAAGTGTGTTTGAGGCAGCATTGCAAAGCGAGATCGCTGTAACACAATCGATTAACCGCATTGTTACGCAAAGCCGAAGAGAAGAAGATTATGGCACTGAAAATTTCCTGCAATGGTTTGTGAATGAGCAAGTTGAGGAAGAAGACAATGCACGCCGTGCCATCGAATTATTTGACGTGATCGGCGAAGAAGGAACAGGTCAGTATTTTATTGACAAAGCAATCGTTAAGATTGGTTCAGAACACTGA